In one window of Nocardia brasiliensis DNA:
- a CDS encoding SRPBCC family protein, which translates to MTKLLTIAAILLAVGALAGLVALFVSRRWAKALLAGGGTPIKPVPAKALRGFVDDKAAFVVTATQTFAAPRERVWAALDTNGLFSWLPLINGMRYRDENRGVGTTRIFDGLLVAGEEQVIAREEGHRLALTATKSSVPFVMKSITEEYELDGNGSGDTTLTWTLAVQPRFGALLPLQLFVPLARPVARWSLRGLSTRI; encoded by the coding sequence ATGACAAAGCTTCTGACCATCGCCGCCATCTTGCTCGCCGTCGGCGCGCTCGCCGGACTCGTCGCGCTGTTCGTGTCCCGCCGATGGGCCAAGGCATTGCTCGCAGGCGGCGGCACACCGATCAAGCCGGTGCCCGCAAAAGCGCTGCGCGGCTTCGTCGATGACAAGGCCGCCTTCGTCGTCACCGCGACGCAGACTTTCGCCGCGCCACGGGAACGGGTGTGGGCGGCACTGGACACCAACGGCCTGTTCTCCTGGCTGCCGCTGATCAACGGCATGCGCTATCGCGACGAAAACCGCGGCGTCGGCACCACCCGGATCTTCGACGGTCTGCTGGTCGCGGGGGAGGAGCAGGTGATCGCCAGGGAGGAAGGCCATAGGCTCGCGTTGACCGCGACCAAGTCCTCGGTACCGTTTGTCATGAAGTCGATCACCGAGGAATACGAACTCGACGGAAACGGTTCCGGTGACACGACTCTCACGTGGACGCTCGCGGTGCAGCCGCGCTTCGGCGCGCTGTTGCCGCTGCAACTCTTCGTTCCGCTGGCCCGGCCGGTGGCACGCTGGAGCCTGCGTGGACTAAGCACTCGGATCTGA
- a CDS encoding ABC1 kinase family protein — translation MPVAFAGRQAAGVGRRALGRSAEEVNRDIQLRTAQHMFEVLGELKGCAAKLGQLLAIYELALPPEIAEPYRIALSQLQDSAPAMLPKTVHAAIAASMGENWRWHFQEFDDRRAAAASLGQVHRAVWHDGRQVAVKVMYPGGRQAVEGDLEQLRRISLLATVFLPGADVKAVTEAICDCVREELDYAAEAEYQRAFAAAYADDPDFSVPRVVAQRGDVLITEWIEGTPVTKVVATGTQAERDRVGMLMLRFVTSGWGRHGLLYADPHPGNFRVLPDGRLGVVDFGACCAWPPEGFEELTIDYFKAFANGGPGELEAATRRHGFVAAGRSFDSEALFKAVAPCSEPLKHSTYRMTTPWLRKQVLRTTNPRLSNVVREMTMPAYFTPFARSMLTLVGVLSQLETEGPFRDEILRWLPMLAEALESIEPPDPNRPVDLAAVRKRRAEAEDRQMSVG, via the coding sequence TTGCCGGTAGCCTTCGCCGGTCGGCAGGCCGCGGGCGTCGGGCGGCGCGCCCTCGGCAGATCGGCCGAAGAAGTCAATCGAGACATCCAATTGCGTACCGCGCAACACATGTTCGAGGTGCTCGGGGAGCTCAAGGGCTGCGCCGCGAAACTCGGCCAGCTGCTCGCCATCTATGAACTTGCCCTGCCGCCGGAGATCGCCGAGCCGTATCGGATCGCACTGAGCCAGCTGCAGGATTCGGCGCCCGCGATGCTGCCGAAGACCGTGCACGCGGCCATCGCGGCGAGCATGGGCGAGAACTGGCGGTGGCACTTCCAGGAGTTCGACGATCGCCGCGCGGCCGCCGCCTCGCTCGGTCAGGTGCACCGCGCGGTCTGGCACGACGGCAGGCAGGTCGCGGTCAAGGTGATGTACCCCGGCGGCAGGCAGGCCGTGGAGGGCGACCTCGAGCAGCTGCGCCGGATCTCGCTGCTGGCCACCGTCTTTCTGCCCGGCGCCGACGTCAAGGCCGTCACCGAGGCGATCTGCGACTGCGTGCGCGAGGAACTCGACTACGCGGCCGAGGCCGAATATCAGCGCGCCTTCGCCGCCGCCTACGCCGACGACCCGGACTTCTCCGTGCCGCGGGTGGTCGCCCAGCGCGGCGACGTACTGATCACCGAGTGGATCGAAGGCACCCCGGTGACCAAGGTCGTGGCCACCGGCACCCAGGCCGAACGCGACCGAGTCGGCATGCTGATGTTGCGTTTCGTGACCTCCGGCTGGGGGCGCCACGGGCTGCTCTACGCCGACCCACACCCCGGCAATTTCCGGGTGCTGCCGGACGGCAGGCTCGGCGTCGTCGATTTCGGCGCCTGCTGCGCCTGGCCACCGGAGGGTTTCGAAGAACTCACCATCGACTACTTCAAGGCCTTCGCCAACGGCGGCCCAGGGGAGTTGGAGGCGGCGACCCGCCGCCACGGCTTCGTCGCCGCAGGCCGCAGCTTCGACAGCGAGGCGCTGTTCAAGGCGGTCGCGCCGTGCAGCGAACCGCTCAAGCACTCGACCTACCGCATGACCACACCATGGCTGCGCAAGCAGGTGCTGCGCACCACGAACCCGCGACTGAGCAACGTCGTGCGGGAAATGACCATGCCCGCCTATTTCACCCCGTTCGCCCGCTCGATGCTCACCCTCGTCGGAGTGTTGAGCCAGCTGGAGACCGAGGGCCCGTTCCGCGACGAGATTCTGCGCTGGTTGCCGATGCTCGCCGAGGCACTCGAGTCCATCGAGCCGCCCGATCCGAACCGGCCGGTGGATCTGGCCGCCGTACGCAAGCGCCGCGCCGAAGCGGAGGATCGCCAGATGTCGGTGGGCTGA
- a CDS encoding DUF5996 family protein codes for MTVAFEPLPAIPLESWRPTKETLHRFAQIVGKVALAKGIRRNHWWHMTYRLTARGWTTVPLGSARSGPVFTCSFDFFDHVLRIATDQGAEAEIDLVDQSVATFYGAVCNGLRDLDVDFIMANPYPFDLPDARRPFEDDDEHRHYDPDKVAHAFRVQSQVGRVLEEFSATYSGKISPVQLFWHTFDIAVQRFSPRHVELPDSVDSVTREAYSREVISSGFWFGDDKVPEPTFYSYTAPEPAGLAERPLTPNGARWVTSGAGHSAYYAYEEARASADPVGAALEFFQSVYANGAELAGWDADQLTCWGGITDPVLREKGWPEWPR; via the coding sequence ATGACCGTCGCATTCGAGCCGCTGCCCGCGATCCCGCTGGAATCCTGGCGGCCGACCAAGGAGACCCTGCACCGGTTCGCCCAGATCGTCGGCAAAGTGGCGCTGGCCAAGGGCATCCGGCGCAACCACTGGTGGCATATGACCTATCGGCTCACCGCGCGCGGCTGGACCACCGTCCCACTCGGGTCCGCGCGCTCCGGGCCGGTGTTCACCTGCTCGTTCGACTTCTTCGACCACGTGCTGCGGATCGCGACGGATCAGGGCGCCGAGGCCGAGATCGATCTGGTCGACCAGTCTGTTGCCACCTTCTACGGCGCGGTGTGCAACGGCCTGCGCGACCTGGACGTGGACTTCATCATGGCCAACCCGTACCCGTTCGACCTGCCGGACGCGCGACGGCCGTTCGAGGACGACGACGAGCACCGCCACTACGACCCCGACAAGGTCGCCCACGCGTTCCGGGTGCAGAGCCAGGTGGGCCGGGTGCTGGAGGAGTTCAGCGCCACCTACTCGGGCAAGATCAGCCCGGTGCAGCTGTTCTGGCACACCTTCGACATCGCCGTGCAGCGGTTCTCGCCGCGCCATGTCGAATTGCCCGACTCGGTGGATTCGGTGACCCGCGAGGCGTATTCCCGCGAGGTGATCAGCTCCGGGTTCTGGTTCGGCGACGACAAGGTTCCCGAGCCGACCTTCTACAGCTACACCGCGCCCGAACCCGCGGGGCTGGCCGAGCGGCCGCTGACCCCGAACGGCGCCCGCTGGGTCACCTCCGGCGCGGGCCACTCGGCCTACTACGCCTACGAGGAAGCCCGCGCGAGCGCCGATCCGGTCGGTGCCGCCCTCGAGTTCTTTCAGTCGGTCTACGCCAACGGTGCGGAACTGGCCGGGTGGGACGCCGACCAGCTCACCTGCTGGGGCGGCATCACCGACCCGGTGCTGCGCGAGAAGGGCTGGCCGGAATGGCCGCGGTGA
- a CDS encoding ABC1 kinase family protein, with product MAGKRRTGLARSAKLARLPMSIMARRVTATGRAMMTGASRGELDEELIDKAADQVFAVLGELKGGAMKLGQALSVAEASIPPRFADRYREALTRLQSQAPPMPTASVHRMLAEQLGTRWRERFTSFDDQPVAAASIGQVHRAVWGDGRTVAVKVQYPGADAALLSDLKMLQMFSGAFGLVMPGADTKALIAEFIDRTADELDYRIEADHQRRFAKVFADDPDFQVPRVIASAPKVLVSEWLQATPLSRIIADGSKAQRDRAGALLVEFSLSAPVRVGYLHCDPHPGNFQLLDDGRLGVIDFGAAVALPTGIPAVIGELARCAVRQDYDQLVVLMRDNGFVRPGHELELGPIERLVAPIVAQINGDSVHISRELLQGHTARALDMKNVSLTNTRAVKAPTEIPELAMLGRVFAGVVGVCAQLDAEGPFLELVARWLPGFAADGAAA from the coding sequence ATGGCAGGCAAACGGCGTACGGGGCTGGCACGGTCGGCGAAATTGGCCAGGCTGCCCATGAGCATCATGGCCCGCCGGGTCACCGCGACCGGCCGCGCCATGATGACCGGCGCATCCCGTGGTGAGCTGGACGAGGAGCTCATCGACAAGGCCGCCGATCAGGTCTTCGCGGTGCTCGGCGAGCTCAAGGGCGGGGCGATGAAGCTCGGCCAGGCGCTGAGCGTGGCCGAGGCCAGCATCCCGCCCCGCTTCGCCGATCGCTACCGCGAGGCGCTCACCCGCCTGCAATCGCAAGCCCCGCCGATGCCGACCGCCTCGGTGCATCGCATGCTCGCCGAGCAGCTCGGCACCCGCTGGCGGGAGCGCTTCACCAGCTTCGACGACCAGCCGGTCGCGGCGGCCAGCATCGGGCAGGTGCACCGCGCGGTGTGGGGCGACGGGCGCACGGTCGCGGTCAAGGTCCAGTACCCGGGCGCGGACGCCGCGCTGCTGTCGGACCTCAAGATGCTCCAGATGTTCTCCGGCGCTTTCGGTCTCGTGATGCCGGGCGCGGACACCAAGGCGTTGATCGCGGAGTTCATCGACCGCACCGCCGACGAGCTCGACTACCGGATCGAGGCGGACCATCAGCGCCGCTTCGCCAAGGTGTTCGCCGACGATCCGGACTTCCAGGTGCCGCGGGTGATCGCGAGCGCCCCGAAAGTGCTTGTCTCCGAGTGGCTGCAGGCTACCCCGCTGTCCCGGATCATCGCCGACGGCAGCAAGGCGCAGCGCGATCGCGCCGGCGCGCTGCTGGTCGAGTTCTCCCTCTCCGCACCCGTGCGGGTCGGCTACCTGCACTGCGATCCGCACCCCGGCAACTTCCAGCTGCTCGACGACGGCCGCCTCGGCGTCATCGATTTCGGCGCGGCCGTCGCGCTGCCCACGGGCATTCCCGCGGTGATCGGCGAGCTGGCTCGCTGCGCGGTGCGGCAGGACTACGACCAGCTGGTGGTACTCATGCGGGACAACGGATTCGTGCGCCCCGGCCACGAGCTCGAGCTCGGCCCGATCGAACGGTTGGTCGCGCCGATCGTCGCTCAGATCAACGGCGACAGTGTGCACATCAGCCGGGAACTGTTGCAGGGGCACACCGCCCGTGCCCTCGACATGAAAAACGTCTCGCTGACCAACACCCGAGCCGTGAAGGCGCCCACCGAGATCCCCGAACTCGCCATGCTCGGTCGGGTCTTCGCCGGCGTGGTGGGGGTCTGCGCGCAACTCGATGCCGAGGGGCCGTTTCTGGAACTGGTCGCGCGGTGGCTACCCGGTTTCGCCGCGGACGGCGCGGCGGCCTGA
- a CDS encoding GntR family transcriptional regulator produces MGAQTVVADVADELARRVAAGEYQPGELMPSVRQVAEEFDMNRATAQLTLGRLESNGFVEARRGKGFTIRDVREVGGVDVYRQLFRFSVSMPDVASEMFRDIVEVERGIVMDTLLAYTGSAQEIDPALLKAEIDKLETLARQDTPDLREILAIEVALVRRLLTALGLSMQRAILNSIGEMVLEVPEAVEAFFAGAPDLHVLVWRALAAVWDSGSGPSDAQVALFEDLFGMYHERVVLRFDELVGVSDAEAGEGHAATA; encoded by the coding sequence ATGGGAGCCCAGACGGTAGTCGCGGACGTTGCCGATGAGTTGGCACGCCGGGTTGCCGCGGGGGAGTATCAGCCGGGGGAGCTCATGCCGTCGGTGCGGCAGGTGGCCGAGGAATTCGACATGAATCGGGCGACCGCGCAACTGACGCTGGGGCGGCTGGAGTCGAACGGCTTCGTCGAGGCGCGCCGTGGCAAGGGTTTCACCATCCGCGACGTCCGCGAGGTGGGCGGGGTGGATGTGTACCGGCAGTTGTTCCGTTTTTCGGTGTCCATGCCCGATGTCGCGAGCGAGATGTTCCGCGACATCGTCGAGGTCGAGCGCGGCATCGTGATGGACACGCTGCTGGCCTACACCGGCAGCGCCCAGGAGATCGATCCGGCGCTGCTGAAGGCCGAGATCGACAAGCTGGAGACGCTGGCCCGCCAGGACACGCCGGATCTGCGCGAGATCCTCGCGATCGAGGTCGCGCTGGTGCGCAGGCTGCTCACCGCGCTCGGGCTGTCCATGCAGCGGGCGATCCTGAACTCGATCGGCGAGATGGTGCTCGAGGTGCCCGAGGCGGTCGAGGCCTTCTTCGCGGGCGCGCCGGATCTGCATGTGCTGGTCTGGCGGGCGCTCGCGGCCGTGTGGGACTCGGGGTCCGGACCGTCCGACGCGCAGGTCGCGTTGTTCGAGGACCTGTTCGGCATGTACCACGAGCGCGTGGTGCTGCGCTTCGATGAACTGGTCGGTGTGTCCGACGCGGAAGCCGGCGAAGGTCACGCGGCGACAGCCTGA
- a CDS encoding NAD(P)H-dependent flavin oxidoreductase, with protein sequence MRTEICERLGIEFPIFAFTHCRDVAAAVSNAGGLGVLGAVGFTAEELEVELAWLDEHVHGVYGVDLVIPSKYEGKGIDGLTPEELEAKLAELVPNGHRDFAEKILADHGVPQLPDGERHNQLLGWTATTAAPQVAVILRHPKAKLVANALGTPPDDVIKQVQDSGRLIGALCGSVKHALNHKNAGLDFVVCQGTEGGGHCGEISSLVLWPQVIDAVGDLPVLAAGGIGNGRQVAAAMAMGAAGAWTGSLWLTVEEANVPPAQMQTYIDATSHDTVRSRSWTGKPCRMLRNDWTDAWEQADTPDPLPMPLQMMVALDGVKRGHRYPEAAKDVNFNPVGQVVGMMKRVERSADVVGRLIEEYVEACDRLNKLNG encoded by the coding sequence ATGCGTACCGAAATCTGCGAGCGGCTCGGGATCGAATTCCCGATCTTCGCGTTCACCCATTGCCGCGACGTGGCGGCCGCGGTCAGCAATGCCGGCGGGCTCGGCGTGCTCGGTGCGGTCGGCTTCACCGCCGAGGAACTGGAGGTCGAGCTGGCCTGGCTCGACGAGCACGTGCACGGCGTGTACGGCGTCGATCTGGTCATCCCGAGCAAATACGAGGGCAAGGGCATCGACGGCCTCACCCCCGAGGAGCTCGAGGCCAAGCTCGCCGAGCTGGTGCCCAACGGCCATCGCGACTTCGCCGAGAAGATCCTGGCCGACCACGGCGTGCCGCAGTTGCCCGACGGCGAACGGCACAACCAGCTGCTCGGCTGGACCGCGACCACCGCGGCGCCGCAGGTGGCGGTGATCCTGCGGCATCCGAAGGCCAAGCTGGTCGCCAACGCGCTCGGCACGCCGCCCGACGACGTGATCAAGCAGGTGCAGGACTCGGGCCGGCTGATCGGGGCGCTCTGCGGCTCGGTGAAGCACGCGCTCAACCACAAGAACGCGGGCCTGGACTTCGTGGTCTGCCAGGGCACCGAGGGCGGCGGGCACTGCGGCGAGATCTCGTCACTGGTGTTGTGGCCGCAGGTGATCGATGCCGTCGGCGATCTGCCGGTGCTGGCCGCGGGCGGGATCGGCAACGGCCGTCAGGTCGCGGCCGCCATGGCGATGGGCGCCGCGGGCGCCTGGACCGGCTCGCTCTGGCTCACCGTCGAGGAGGCCAACGTGCCGCCCGCGCAGATGCAGACCTACATCGACGCCACCAGCCACGACACCGTGCGGTCCCGGTCGTGGACCGGCAAGCCGTGCCGCATGCTGCGCAACGACTGGACCGACGCCTGGGAACAGGCCGACACCCCCGACCCGCTGCCCATGCCGCTGCAGATGATGGTGGCGCTGGACGGCGTCAAGCGCGGGCACCGGTACCCGGAGGCCGCGAAGGACGTGAACTTCAATCCGGTCGGCCAGGTGGTCGGCATGATGAAGCGGGTGGAGCGCTCCGCCGACGTGGTCGGCCGGCTGATCGAGGAGTACGTCGAGGCGTGCGACCGCCTCAACAAACTCAACGGCTGA